CGGCGCCGGCGGCAACGCCGTGAACAACATGATCGAGTCCGGTCTGGAGGGCGTCGAGTTCGTCGTCTCGAACACCGATGCCCAGGCGCTGGCCTCCTCCAAGGCTCAGCGCGTGATCCAGATGGGCATCCAGGTCACGGAGGGCCTCGGCGCTGGCTCGCAGCCGGAAGTCGGGCGCGCTGCCGCCGAAGAGGTGATCGACGAGATCCGCGATCAGCTCGCCGGCTCCCACATGGTGTTCATCACCGCCGGCATGGGCGGCGGCACCGGCACGGGCGCAGCTCCGGTCGTAGCGCGCGCCGCCCGTGAACTCGGTATACTGACCGTCGGCGTCGTCACGAAGCCGTTCCAGTTCGAGGGCGTGCGCCGCATGCGTCTGGCCGAGGCGGGAATCGCCGAGCTGCAGCAGGCCGTCGATACCCTCATCGTCATTCCGAACCAGAACCTCTTCCGCGTCGCCACCGAGAAGACCACCTTCGCGGACGCCTTCGCGATGGCCGACCAGGTGCTCTATTCGGGCGTGGCCTGCATCACCGATCTGATGGTGAAGGAAGGCCTCATCAACCTCGACTTCGCCGACGTCCGCTCGGTCATGCGCGGCATGGGCAAGGCCATGATGGGCACCGGCGAGGCTTCAGGCGAGAAGCGCGCGATTCGCGCCGCCGAGGCAGCCATCGCCAATCCGCTCCTCGACGACGTGTCGATGAAGGGCGCCCGCGGCCTGCTGATTTCGATCACGGGCGGCAACGATCTCACCCTGTACGAGCTCGACGAGGCCGCCACCCGCATTCGCGAGGAAGTGGACCAGGATGCCAACATCATTCTCGGCGCCACCTTCGACGAGAGCCTGGAGGGCATCATCCGCGTGTCCGTGGTGGCCACGGGTATCGACCATGCCCTGCTGGAAAATGCCGGTGACCTGACCGCCACCGAGCAGCGGATCTCCGAGGTGGCCGAGCGCCTGCGCGCCGAGGCCCGGGCCCGCGCCACGCAGACCCCGGCCATGCCGGGCGTTCGGGCCAACGTCCAGGCCGAATCGGTGAAGGCGGCTCAGACCATGGCCGAGGCGCACCCGGTCATGGCGCAGGCCCCGGCCGCTGCCGCTCTCCGTCCGATCGAATCCGCTCCGCAGTCGATGGTCCGCGACGACGTGATCCTGACGCCGGCTCAGCCCAAGCCCGCGATGGTGTATGAGACACAGGCTCCCCAGCAGCCCGTCTATGACGAGCCGGCCGCGGATGAGACCTTCATCCCGCCGCAGGCCGAGCGCGCCGTGCGCCCGGCGCGGATGCCTCGGATCGACGAGCTGCCGCTTCCGGCCCAGAACCAGATTCGCGCCAGCCGCGGCGAGGTCGATCCGGTTCAGGAGCACAAGCCGTCCCTGATCCAGCGTCTGGCCACGATGGGTTTCGGCCGCCGCGATGAGGCTCAGCACGCGCCTGCCGAGCAGGCGCCGCGCCAGGAGGCTCCGCGTCAGCAGATGTCCCCGGTCCACGCGGAATACGCCCGCCGCCCGGCTCCCCAGGCGCAGCGTCCCGCTCCGGCTCAGAGGGGCATGGAGGACGACCAGCTGGAGATTCCCGCCTTCCTTCGTCGCCAGGCGAACTAGCGCATCGTGCGGACCTTCGGGTCCGCTCAAGCGATGCGCTCCTCTAGGGGGAGAATCGGATAGATCCCAAAAGTGCAAGTCCACTTTTGGGCCCGATGCTCCAAGAAGCCCGATCGAAACGTGACAGGAAGGGCTCCGGTTGCAGTGCAACCGGAGCCCTTCTCGCAGAAATCCCTTATTTAACAGTTGGTTAAGAATTGTCGAGTTTGTAACAGATCGTAAAAAAGCGTGATTTGGCCTAGCCTGAGCGGGAGCTTATGTTGCCCTTGTCGAAAGGGCGGGGCCCAGTTCGATCCCGCCCGTCAAACAGTTACAGCGAACGCATCGCGCAGTGGATCTCACAAGCGGCGGTCATGTTCGAGGTTCAAAGATAATGAAGCAAAGCCATCAAACCACACTCCGCGCCGCCGTTACGCTCGTAGGCATCGGCGTCCATTCCGGGGATGAGGTGAAGATGATCCTCCATCCGGCGGAGGTGAACCATGGCATTGCCTTCCTGCGCACCGGCCTTCCGGGCGGCCTGGACCGTCTCATCGATGCCCGCCATCTCGCGGTGACCGCGACCGAGCTTTGCACCGTGATCGGAGATCGCGAGAGCGGGGCGGTGGCGACCATCGAGCACCTGATGGCGGCCCTGACCGGCCTCGGCATCGATAACGTGCTCGTCGAGATCAACGGGCCGGAAGTGCCGATTCTCGACGGCAGCTCGGCGCCTTTCATCGATGCCATCGATCAGGTCGGGATCGTGGCCCAGGGCGCGAGCCGCCGGTATCTCAAGGTTCTCAAGCCGGTCCGCGTGACCCAGGGTAAGGCTTTTGCGGAACTCTTCCCGAACGAGCGCGCCTTCCGCCTCGACGTGGAGATCGACTTTCCGACCCCGGTGATCGGACGCCAGCGCAAGGCGGTCGATCTTTCTCCGTCCGTGTTCCGTCGCGAAATTTCCCGCGCCCGTACCTTCGGCTTCATGCGCGACGTGGAGAAGCTCTGGGGTGCTGGTTTCGCCCTTGGCGCTTCGCTCGAGAACACGGTCGCCATCGGCGACGACGGGATCATGAACCCGGAGGGGCTGCGCTACAGCGACGAGTTCGTCCGCCACAAGCTTCTCGACGCGGTCGGTGATCTTTCTCTCGCCGGTTTTCCGCTGCTCGGGACCTACCGCTCCTATTGCGGCGGTCATCGCCTGAACTTCTCCGTGCTGGAGGCTCTCTTTTCGAGCCGTTCGAACTACGCGATCGTGGATGCCGTTCCGCGCCGCGAGCCCGGCTATGCGGAGGTCGGCAGCGCGGCGTTGGCCGCGTTCGCTCCCGAAATCCATTGAGGCCTTCCCCGGAAGTCGCATCGAGCGCCTTTTGGCCGCATGATTTCGGACGGCTTTGCCCCATCCATGTGGGTAAAGCCTCTCGGATGGGGTTGGCTGTTGGCCCCTGCATAGGTTAAAGAACCTCAGTGCATCGTTAAAAATCACCGGGCACGGATTTTGGAGGACCGCGAGGCATGTCTTTCGCGAAGGTTTACTTGAGTTTGAGGGCCGCTGCTGGGCGCGCGCTGTTGGTGGGTGCCTGCGGACTGACGCTCGCCGGTTGCGATACGCTGTCGTCAATCAACCCCTTCGACAAGAGCGAAGCCTACAAGCCGGAGGTCGTCGCGGACGTTCCGGCCGAAGAGATCTACAATGACGGTCTCGCACGGATCCAGAAGCAGGATTACGAAGGCGCCGCCAAGAAGTTCAACAGCCTCGACCGTCAGTACCCATATTCCGAATGGGCGCGCAAAGGGCTGATCATGGAGGCCTATGCCAATTACGAGGGTGGCCTGTACGAGGAGGCGATCACCGCCTCCAAGCGCTACCTGCAGCAGCATCCGAACACCCCCGATGCCGCTTATGCCCAATATTTGATGGCCTCGTCCTATTACGATCAGATTCCGGACGTCACCCGTGATCAGGCTGCATCCGAGCGCGCCATCGCGTCGCTGCAGGACCTGGTCCAGCGTTATCCGCAGTCCGAATACTCGTCCGACGCGAAGAAGAAGATCCAGGTTGCCAGCGACCAGCTCGCCGGCAAGGAGATGGAGGTCGGTCGCTTCTACCTTCAGAAGCGCAACTATTCCGGAGCCATCAACCGGTTCCGCATCGTGGTTTCGCGCTACCAGACGACTCGCCACACGGAAGAGGCGCTCGAGCGTCTCGCCGAGGCCTACATGGCCATGGGTGTCGTCAGCGAGGCGCAGACCGCCGCCGCCGTTCTCGGCCACAACTTCCCTGACAGTCCCTGGTACAAGGACGCCT
This window of the Microvirga sp. TS319 genome carries:
- the ftsZ gene encoding cell division protein FtsZ, whose product is MAINQQAPDIRELKPHITVFGVGGAGGNAVNNMIESGLEGVEFVVSNTDAQALASSKAQRVIQMGIQVTEGLGAGSQPEVGRAAAEEVIDEIRDQLAGSHMVFITAGMGGGTGTGAAPVVARAARELGILTVGVVTKPFQFEGVRRMRLAEAGIAELQQAVDTLIVIPNQNLFRVATEKTTFADAFAMADQVLYSGVACITDLMVKEGLINLDFADVRSVMRGMGKAMMGTGEASGEKRAIRAAEAAIANPLLDDVSMKGARGLLISITGGNDLTLYELDEAATRIREEVDQDANIILGATFDESLEGIIRVSVVATGIDHALLENAGDLTATEQRISEVAERLRAEARARATQTPAMPGVRANVQAESVKAAQTMAEAHPVMAQAPAAAALRPIESAPQSMVRDDVILTPAQPKPAMVYETQAPQQPVYDEPAADETFIPPQAERAVRPARMPRIDELPLPAQNQIRASRGEVDPVQEHKPSLIQRLATMGFGRRDEAQHAPAEQAPRQEAPRQQMSPVHAEYARRPAPQAQRPAPAQRGMEDDQLEIPAFLRRQAN
- the lpxC gene encoding UDP-3-O-acyl-N-acetylglucosamine deacetylase encodes the protein MKQSHQTTLRAAVTLVGIGVHSGDEVKMILHPAEVNHGIAFLRTGLPGGLDRLIDARHLAVTATELCTVIGDRESGAVATIEHLMAALTGLGIDNVLVEINGPEVPILDGSSAPFIDAIDQVGIVAQGASRRYLKVLKPVRVTQGKAFAELFPNERAFRLDVEIDFPTPVIGRQRKAVDLSPSVFRREISRARTFGFMRDVEKLWGAGFALGASLENTVAIGDDGIMNPEGLRYSDEFVRHKLLDAVGDLSLAGFPLLGTYRSYCGGHRLNFSVLEALFSSRSNYAIVDAVPRREPGYAEVGSAALAAFAPEIH
- a CDS encoding outer membrane protein assembly factor BamD, with translation MSFAKVYLSLRAAAGRALLVGACGLTLAGCDTLSSINPFDKSEAYKPEVVADVPAEEIYNDGLARIQKQDYEGAAKKFNSLDRQYPYSEWARKGLIMEAYANYEGGLYEEAITASKRYLQQHPNTPDAAYAQYLMASSYYDQIPDVTRDQAASERAIASLQDLVQRYPQSEYSSDAKKKIQVASDQLAGKEMEVGRFYLQKRNYSGAINRFRIVVSRYQTTRHTEEALERLAEAYMAMGVVSEAQTAAAVLGHNFPDSPWYKDAYALLTKGGVEPREDSQSWISKAFRGVPQVSQRAG